The Streptomyces sp. NBC_00286 nucleotide sequence CACGCAACGTCAGGACTCTCGAGCGCGCACGGGAGCGCGTACACCCCCGACTCGCTCGATTCCATCGTCCCCACACTTGAATCGAGCACGCAGGTCCGGCATCGTGCTTGAAACAAGCGCAACGTCTGCCGTTCACGCAGGAGGGAGAGGTGCTGCATGGACGACATCGACCGGGCCATCCTGCGGGAGCTGCAGGTCGACGGCCGGATCCCGTACGCCGATCTGGGACCGAAGGTGGGGTTGTCACCCTCGGCCGCGCGGCTCCGGCTACAGCGGCTGATCGACACCAAGGCGGTCCAGGTCGTCGGAGTGACCGACCCGATGACGATGGGCCGGCAGACGATGGCACTCCTGGGCTTGCGCACCGACGGCGATTCCCGGGCGGTCGCCGATGAACTGTCCCGGCACGACGAGGTCGTGTACACGGTCCTGACGGCCGGCGCCTTCGACCTGTTCGCGGAGGTGGTGTGCCCTCAGCCCCGGGATCTTCTGGACTTCATCAACGACGTCGTGCGGCCCGTCGAGGGTGTCGCATCCGTGGAGAGCTTCCCCTACTTCGCGATCCACACGCACCGCTTCTTGTGGCACGTCGACTGAGGCATCCGAGCGTCGGAGCGTCCGAGCCCTGTTCGCCCGCACCAGCCCCCTGTTGCCCGCACCAGCCGAGGAACCCGCATGCTGCCCGACGAGCACCGCACGATCGACTTCTTCACCGAGGACGCCCTTCCCGCACCCCGCATGACGCCGACCGAGGCTGAGCTCATCGCTGCCGAACATCTCGGCATCACCGCTCGCGCGCAGGCGCTGGGCAGCCAGCAGGACGCCAACTTCCTGCTGCACTCCGTTGACGGGACACCCGCGGCGATTCTGAAGATCGCCAACCCCGCCTTCGGCACGGTGGAGATCGACGCCCAGGACGCGGCGGCCGACCTGATCGCCTCGGCCCGCCCGGAACTGCGTATCGCCACGGTCGTGCGCAGCCCTGACGGCTCCCCGCGGCGCACGACGGTGGACACCGAGGACGGTCCGGCCGTCGCGCGCCTGCTGCGCTACCTGCCCGGCGGCACGCTCTCGGGACCACGGCACCTGTCCGCCGGCAGCGTGGCGGGCATGGGCACGCTCGTCGCAAAGGTCAGCACCGCCCTGCGCGATTTCCGGCACCCGGGCCTCGACCGCGTACTCCAGTGGGACCCGCAGCACGCCGATCGCGTCGTCGCCAAGCTCGCCGGGCACATCGACGAACCCGACCGGCGCACCGCCGTCCTGGCCGCG carries:
- a CDS encoding Lrp/AsnC family transcriptional regulator, producing MDDIDRAILRELQVDGRIPYADLGPKVGLSPSAARLRLQRLIDTKAVQVVGVTDPMTMGRQTMALLGLRTDGDSRAVADELSRHDEVVYTVLTAGAFDLFAEVVCPQPRDLLDFINDVVRPVEGVASVESFPYFAIHTHRFLWHVD